CTATTTACAATTAATGAGCGGAGGCCAAGAGGGTAGAAATACTAACCGCGAACAAGAAATAAGCTTTATTTCGCGCTCGTTAAAAAGTATTGCCAAAGAGTTAGAAGTGCCAATTATTGCCTTGTCGCAGCTAAACCGCGCCGTTGAAAGCCGAAGTGGCGAAAAACGCCCCCAACTTAGCGACCTGCGCGAGTCGGGGTCTATTGAGCAAGATGCCGATATGGTTACCTTTTTATACCGCCCCGATTATTACGAAATGAACAAAGATGGTGGCGGTGCTGAACAAACCGGCTTAACAGAGGTTATTATATCTAAACATCGTAACGGCTCAACAGGCAAAGTAAATATTCAATTTATTGCTAAATTTGCCCGCTTTGTTGATTTAGATGAAAACGAACTGTTTGTTGGCGTTGACCCACTTTTGAGCGGAGATGGAGTGGTTACTATGCAATCGAAGGGCAACGGCAATATTTTGAGCACCAACGGCGGCAATAACCTGCCTCCTTTGCCTCCCGATGACGAAGTGCCGTTCTAAATTTATATCCGGATACTATTGTTTTTTGTTTATCTATTCTATTTATTTTACCAGGCAATTATTATATATAAAGAATGCGCTTATTTGACCAAGGGTGGTGCGAGCTAAAATTATTTTTAAGAAAACAATTTGCAACTGCCATTCTTAAATCCGGATGCTTTGGAGCAGTGGTGTTATCAGCCTTAATTTTTTTTACTTTTGTGGGCTGTCAAAATTTAGACGGAGCCTTAATAAACGGCATGAAAGCCCCCAATATCACTTTGCCCGATACTTTGGGAAATAGTTTATCGTTAGACAGTATCCGGCAAAATAAAATTGTAATTGTCGATTTTTGGGCTTCGTGGTGCAAACCTTGCCTTGAAACACACGAGCAATTAAAAGAAATTTATGCCGAATGGAAAGACAAACCCATTGGGGAGGCAAAATCCGGATTAACTATTTACAGCGTTTCGCTCGACTCAAAACCCGATGAATGGAAAAATGCCCTACACAAATATCAAATTACTT
The sequence above is drawn from the Sphingobacteriales bacterium genome and encodes:
- a CDS encoding TlpA family protein disulfide reductase, encoding MRLFDQGWCELKLFLRKQFATAILKSGCFGAVVLSALIFFTFVGCQNLDGALINGMKAPNITLPDTLGNSLSLDSIRQNKIVIVDFWASWCKPCLETHEQLKEIYAEWKDKPIGEAKSGLTIYSVSLDSKPDEWKNALHKYQITWPYQVNDPKALSSAVAQQYIVNQVPTIYVLDQNGIVIGKNITRKWLDYELKRRN